Within the Vibrio tasmaniensis genome, the region TCAGATTGGCAACAAGGTTATTGCTAAGGTAAGCCGTACTGAAGTCGCGAGTAAGTTCATGCAACCAGCTCCAGCTAAAATGCTGCAAGCTCTAGTTGATGAAGGTCGAATCACAGCAGAACAGATGGAACTAGCACAGCTAGTTCCTATGGCTGATGACATTACTGCAGAAGCTGACTCTGGTGGTCACACGGATAACCGTCCGCTAGTAACACTGCTACCAACGATTCTAGCGCTGAAAGAGCAAATCCAAGCACAGTACCAGTTCAAAACACCACTGCGTGTTGGCTGTGGTGGTGGTGTAGGCACGCCTGACGCTGCGCTAGCGACGTTTAACATGGGCGCGGCATACATTGTTACTGGCTCTATTAACCAAGCGTGTGTTGAGGCTGGTGCGAGCGAACACACACGTAAGCTGCTTTCAACAACTGAAATGGCTGACGTGACTATGGCTCCGGCAGCAGACATGTTCGAAATGGGTGTGAAACTGCAAGTGGTTAAACGCGGCACTTTATTCCCAATGCGTGCCAACAAACTGTATGAGCTATACACACGTTACGACTCGATTGAAGCGATTCCAGGTGAAGAACGCTTAAAGCTTGAGAAGCAGGTATTCCGTTCAACACTAGATGATATTTGGGCTGGCACTGTGGCTCACTTTAACGAGCGCGATCCTAAACAGATCGAGCGTGCTGAAGGTAACCCGAAACGTAAAATGGCGTTGATTTTCCGTTGGTACTTGGGTCTTTCAAGTCGTTGGTCAAACACAGGTGAACAAGGCCGTGAGATGGATTACCAAGTATGGGCAGGTCCTGCACTTGGCGCATTCAACGCATGGGCAAAAGACAGCTATCTAGATGATTACCAGCAGCGTAATGCCGTTGATCTTGCTAAGCATCTGATGCACGGTGCTGCGTACTTAGCTCGTGTTAACCTGCTGACCTCACAAGGTATCAAGCTTGATCCGGAACTAGCACGCTGGAAGCCGACGCAAAGAATGGCTTAAGTGCCGAGTAGCTAGCTAAATTTTACCAAATAAAAAAGCGACCTTAATTAGGTCGCTTTTCTTTGAATCATCGAAATGTCATTGCAGTCGTTGGTTATTTGATCGCTTTATTTAGCTTCTCGCCAACCACATCTAAACGCCAACCTTGCATAACATCTGGCAGCTTTTCAGGATTACGATCGTACTTCCAAATCCAGCTTAACACTTGATTAAGTTGCTTCTTCGACGCCAAAAACTCAGTCGCTAAACCACTGTGTTGCGATGCTGTTTTCACTTCATCTTTCAACACTTTGAAGAGTTGCTTGTAACCTGGGTAGTCCATTAGACGTTCTACTGGCGCAGGGTACTCTTCTTCTGGCGTATGCTCAGCTAACTTAACGATTGAACTGATTTTAGCGCCATGGCGACGTACAGAGCGGTAATCAAAACCTTCTTGCTCCATGTGCTTAGGGTCTTTCATCGCAAAACGCGCCACAGCCCATAGGTCTTGTTCTTTGAAGACAAAGTTCAGCGCTAAGTCACGCTTAATCGCTTCTTTTAAACGCCAAGTTGCTAGCGGTCTTAAAATAGCTAGCTGCTGAGGCTTTAGCTGCCACGCGCCTTTAATATCAAGGTAAGCGTTATCTGGGTTTGCTTTACGGATGCGCTTAGCCACTTGTAAATCAGACTCTTGCTGTGCCGCTTCCCACCAGCCCGCTTCCATCACTTTTTCTAGAAGCTTGTTGTACATTGGCATCAAGTAGTGAACGTCTGCTGCTGCGTAGTCGAGTTGCTTTTGAGAAAGCGGACGCGCTAGCCAGTCGGTGCGAGATTCACTCTTATCTAGGTCAACGCCTACAAACTCTGAAACGAGAGCTGCAAAGCCAGTTGAAAGACCATGACCTAAGAAGGCTGCCATGATCTGCGTATCAACCATTGGCGTTGGCGTACAGCCAAATGCGTTCTGGAACACTTCTAGATCTTCGCCACACGCGTGCAAAACTTTCAGTACTGAAGTGTCTTTCAATAACCCAACAAACGGGGTCATTTCATCAAGAGCAATAGGATCAATCAGTGACAGCGTTTCACCATCAAATAACTGAATTAAGCCTAATTGAGGGTAATAGGTTCTTGTACGAACGAACTCTGTATCAAGCATAACAACATCGGCTTCACGTGCTTGTTGGCAAACTCGCTCAAGGTCTTTCACTTGGGTAATGATTTGATAATCCACAAAAACTCTCACTGATTTTACTTTGATCGCCGGATACAAAAATGCCGACATTAACTGTCGGCATTCTAACACCATTTTTCAGCGCTCGCTTAGATTAAGCGCCTGAATGGTTTCGAGGGCTAATTTCTCGCAAACCCGAGCACTACTCGCTTGCGCGTTTGGCAAGCTCTGCGTCGTTTTCTTCACGAAGCACTCGGCGCAAGATTTTACCTACATTGGTTTTTGGTAGTTCTTCACGGAACTCAATCAATTTAGGGATCTTGTAACCTGTTAGGTGTTCACGACAGTGCGCGATAATGTCTTCTTTGGTTAGGCTCGGGTCACGTTTCACAACGTAAATCTTAACCAACTCACCTGACACTTCATGAGGTTGACCGATAGCCGCAACTTCTAACACTTTGCCGTGTAGAGCCACTACATCTTCAATCTCGTTCGGGTAAACGTTGAAGCCCGACACTAGAATCATGTCTTTCTTACGGTCAACGATGTACAACAAGCCTTCGTCATCAAACTTAACGATGTCCCCTGTCGATAACCAACCGTCTTGATCGATCACTTCTTTGGTCGCTTCTGGACGCTGCCAGTAGCCTTGCATCACTTGAGGACCACGAACCTGCAATTCACCCACTTGGTCATTGCCCACGACTTTCCCTTCATCATCAACAATACGAACTTCTGTTGATGGTACTGGTAGGCCGATTGCGCCTGTGTAGTCTTTAAGATCGTATGGGTTACCTGTGACCAGAGGTGCACACTCGGTTAAACCGTAGCCTTCCAGTAAGTGAACACCTGTCGCTTTCTTCCATTGCTCAGCAACAGCGCGTTGAACCGCCATACCACCGCCAACAGACAGACGCATGTTACTGAAATCCAACTCGTGGAAATCTTCGTTATTCACTAGCGCATTGAACAAGGTGTTTACGCCAGTAATCGCGGTAAACGGAACTTTTTGTAGTTCTTTAATAAAGCCAGGAATGTCACGAGGGTTAGTAATCAGAAGGTTACGGCCACCCATCTCAACAAACAGTAAGCAGTTCACTGTCAGTGCGAACACGTGGTAAAGCGGCAATGCTGTTACCACCAATTCACGGCCTTCTTGTAGCACAGGGCTGTATGCCCCTTTCGCTTGAAGTACGTTCGCAATCATATTGCGGTGGGTTAGAATTGCGCCCTTCGCTACACCTGTTGTACCGCCTGTGTACTGCAGGAATGCGATGTCATCACCCGCCATAAATGGCTTCACATATTGAAGACGACGGCCTTTGTAAAGTGCTTTTCTGAATGAAATAGCACCCGGTAGATCGTACTTAGGCACCATACCTTTTACGTATTTCACTACGAAGTCGACAATCGTACCTTTTGCTCGTGGCAGCATTTGCCCAAGGCTAGTGAGTACAACGTGTTTAACCGGCGTTTTATCAACAACTTTCTCTAGTGTGCTCGCAAAGTTAGAAACGATAACAATCGCCTTTGCGCCAGAGTCATTCAGTTGGTGTTCCAGTTCACGAGGTGTGTACAGTGGGTTGACGTTCACTGCAATCATACCTGCACGCAGTACACCAAACAGTGCAATCGGGTATTGCAGCAAGTTTGGCATCATAAGCGCGACACGATCGCCTTTCTTCAGTTTTAGATCATTCTGCAAGTAAGCAGCAAAAGCACGACTGCGCTCTTCAAGCTTACGGAATGTCATAATCGATCCCATGTTCTCGAATGCAGGTTGGTCGGCGAACTTCTGTACCGACTGTTCAAACATTTCAATAAGAGATTGGTACTGATCTGGGTTGATCGTTTCTGGTACGTCACTTGGATAACGTGAAAGCCAAGGTTTATCCACGATGTTACTCCTCGTTTATCAGCTGACGACTGCTTCGCCGCTTTTTATCATTGCGGTATTACAGCACAGCTTTAGTGCATGAGCACTAAAAGGCTCAAACACTTGTTTAAATTTTGTTAACTACACCAAGAATTAGCTCTGAAACTAGCTCTGGGCTCTCTAAATGACAATGATGTCCGCCAGGAATCGTCTCTATATTCAGAGGACTATGCGCTGATTTGTAGCGATTATGCTGCAAATGTCGGTATCCATCATTCCCTAGGATTATTAATTGAGGGCATTCAATCGCCGCCATAATCGCTTCAGCGTGCGCCTGTGACATTCGATATAACGAGTCACATTTTAGATTAGGGTCGCATCGCCATTGCCAAGAGTTCTCGAACTCGGCAATACCTCGCTCAACAATAGGAGCAATAAGTTCTGCATTGATTTGGTTGGCGTAAGCTCTCAGCTTAATAGCATCCTCAAGACTTGCTAGAGGACGTGAAGGCTTTCTTCGCTGTCGAAGACGACTGAGTACCCCATCCCTCAAACGAGAGACTGTTTCGTGGGGAGCTTCTGAAAGAGGTCCGTGACCTTCAATTTGAATTAATCCTGACACCTTTTCAGGAAAGGCGGCACTATAGCAACTTGCTATCAATGCACCAAGAGAATGTCCTACCAGTACCAGTCTGTTTGGCGATAATTTGGTCACTAGCTGGTGCAAATCATCAATATAATCGTGAAATGGGTAGTAACTCCCCGCTTTATGCGACGAGAAACCGTGCCCGAAGAGATCGATAGCAATAAGGTGAGCATTAGGATCTAGCTTGGCGACTTGCTGCATAACCTGAGTAAAACTTGCGGAATTATCTAGCCAGCCATGAATAAAAACGACCGTCGTTGCGGTCGTTTTTGGGTTGCCAGTTTGCTGTGTTGCAAGCATCCCGCTCGCAAGAGAATATGACTTTTCAATCATTGATTATATGGTGTCCCTGTCATTGGGTATGTCGAGTTAAGGTTCGACTATTGCACATCTTGAATCACACGCCCTGACTTAGGCATTGTTTGAAAGCTGCGGCAATGTAAACTGCGGCAAGAATAGTAAGTTGGCGCAAAGTCATTAATGACCACTCTTTCAGTGATCTGCCATAAACGTTGATTGTAGACATTCATGACTGGGAAAGTGTAAGGGTATTCACCAACCATACCGTCTTCAGTGCTATTTGATGTGCCAACTAAAGTAACTAAACGACCCTCTGCAAAGCTCAATGGTTCAACATAGCCATCAATGTAACCAACAAAACGTCCTTTGGGTTCTGCATCAATATCAGGCTTGCCACTACTTGAGATAGGTAAGTTCACCACTTCCACACGTGTTTTATCTTTCAGATTAGTGACTTTAGCAATCACGCCACCCAAACGAACATCACCGGCATCCGGTAGTGTGTTTACCCACTCTTGGTAGTCAGTTACCACCTGTTCTGAGTTTGCATTAAGTTCTTTAGGTAAAGAGGAGCACCCCATCACCATCGTAGAGAAAGCGACAAGGAAAAATAAGCGAGATTTAGATATGAGAGAATACATAATGCAGCTCCTTAGAGCAGGATAAATGAAAACACAAAGCTAGATATAAATATCGACCCCAATTAGCTTTGCAAGTTCCTCTTTTTTAGCTTGATTCATCACATCCATATACTCTTCCATCGCACGTCGTCCGCGCCCTTCTGGAAGATCATATTGAACCTGAGCTTTGTGAATCTCAGATTCTTTGACCTGGCGAATAGAATGCGAGACAGCATTCGCAACCTTAGTTGGCTGACCAACAGAAGTCTTTGCATCGCCTTTTTTTACCTCATTCTTTTTGTTGGTTCGATTGGTTTTAGATGTATTGCCTATCGAAGAAGGAGGTAAGCCGTTGATTGAAACCATGCTTAAAGAGTTTATTACCTGATTTTAATGATTTGTGTATCTGTTTTAATTTTGGCTCTGCAAAGTGAATGCAGAGCCAAGTAATACGAATTTACTCGCGACCAGGCAGTTTTTTCCAAGTCACTTTATCACGTAGGTAAACCGGCTCAGACTCTTCAGCTGCAACCGCTTTGCCTTCAGCATAAGCAAATTGAGCAAGGAACGCCATGTCTTGAGCTTCTGGGAATAGCACTTCACACGCTTTAGTGTGGATCGCTAGTGTGTCCATGTGCTCTGCATATGCTTCCCAACCTGTGCCTACTTTAGCCCATGTATTAGAGTCCGCTTCAAGCTGTTCAGCCAATTCGCTTGGTGGCGTGACACATTCCGCATCGACCGCTGCCCAACGACCATCGTCTTCACGGCTGTAACGAGCCCAGTAAACTTCACTCATGCGAGCATCAATCGCTGTCGCAACATGAGTCTCGCCAAATTTACGGTAGCTACCTTGCGCCATCGCTGCCAGTGTAGACACACCGATCATCGGTAAATCAGCACCAAAAGCTAAGCCTTGAGCAATACCAATGCCAATACGTACACCCGTGAAACTACCTGGGCCTTGGCCAAACGCGATCGCGTCGATATCGGTTAAAGCAACATTCGCTTCTTTCAGTACTTCATCAACCATAGGTAGAATTTTTTTCGTATGGTCTCGAGGTGCCTCTTCGCTACGTGCGAACACCTGGTCACCTATTACTAATGCAACTGAACAGTTTTCAGTCGCGGTATCTACTGCAAGAATTTTCGCGCTCATTTGTGTCTCAAATATTCGTTATCTAATCTAAAAATAATGGCTAAGCTCAACAATGCCAATTACTCAGCAGCGGTTGAATGGTCTTTAGCTAAGAATTCTTTAATGATCCCTAAGTCACGAGTACGTGGGATAGGCGGTAAACTCGCCAAAAACACACCACCGTAATCGCGGGTCACCAAGCGGTTATCGCAAATAATCAAAGCACCATTATCACGCTTATCGCGTATTAATCGGCCAACACCTTGTTTCAAGGTAATCACTGCGTCTGGTAACTGTACTTGTGCAAAAGGATCACCCCCTTTTAGCTTACAGTCCTCGATTCGAGCCTTAAGTAACGGGTCGTCTGGGGCGGTAAAGGGCAATTTGTCGATGATAACACAGCTTAATGCGTCGCCCCTAACATCTATCCCTTCCCAGAAAGCACCAGTGGCCACCAGCAATGCGTTACCTAATTCCATGAATTCGGCTAAGGTTTTTTGCTTACTTGTCTCACCTTGCAGCAGAACAGGAACCGAGAGCGTTTCGCGGAACCGTTCACCCAATTCTTTCATCATGCTGTGTGAGGTACATAAGAAGAAACAGCGACCTTGGTTTTGCTCAATCACAGGGGTCAGCATTCTTACTAGCTTATCCGCTAAGCCCGGGCTATTCGGTTCTGGTAGATAGCGAGGCACACACAAACGCGCCTGATTTGGGTAATCAAACGGACTTGGCAGTGAAAACTGTGCTGACGGTTTTAACCCAAGCCGTGAGGTGAAATGGTCGAAATCGTCCGACACCGCCAAAGTTGCAGAGGTAAACACCCAAGCACCCGGCTTTAGCTCAATCTGCTCATGGAATTTGTCGGCGACTGAGAGTGGCGTGATGTGCAAAGCAAAGTGTCGTGGCGTGGTGTCATACCAATAGGAATAACCGGTAATCGATACATCACATACACGTTCAATGCGCGACTTAATCATAGTGGCACGCTCAAAAGCCGTGTCTAACAACTGGCTTCGACCCAATGCTAATTTCAATACATCAACCGCAAGTTGTAGAGCATCTTGCAAACGAACCAACTCGCGTGCAATCGATTCGGATTTCAAGGCTTCACGCCAGTTACCACGAAAACCGGTATCGCCAAGCACGATACGTAGATCGGCTGACGATTGAACGAGCCTATCCCCTACTTTCTGCAGCTGACGCATGTCTTTGGCTTCAGTTCGGTAAGCGATTTCAATATCTTTGGCTAGCTCTTGGATCTGTCGGCTGGAAACCGATTGTCCAAAGTATTGGCTGGCGATATCGGGAAGTTGGTGCGCTTCATCAAAGATAAACACATCGGCTTCAGGTATCAGCTCACCAAATCCAGTTTCTTTGATCGCTAAATCTGCAAGGAACAAGTGGTGGTTGACGACAACAACATCAGAATCCATCGCTTTTTTACGCGCCTTCAGCACAAAGCAATCGGTGTAGCTTGGGCACTCTTTGCCTAAGCAGTTGTCGTTAGTCGAGGTAATGGTTGGAATGACCGGGCTATCTTCAGCAATATCATCACAGTCACCTAAATCGCCAGTTTGAGTCGCTGACGACCAGCTGCGCACTTTCACCAACTGAGCTAACAGCGTTGGATCGGTGTGAGTGCCATGGCTCTCGATCATTTGACGACTTAGCCTGTCCAAGCACAAATAGTTTGAACGGCCTTTGAGTAACGCAACCTGACCATAAAAGCCAAGCGCATCGACCATTAATGGTAAATCTCGGTGAAACAGCTGTTCTTGAAGGTTTTTAGACCCCGTACTGATAATCGTTTTCTTACCACTCAGCAGCGCTGGCACTAGATAAGCAAAC harbors:
- the pfaD gene encoding eicosapentaenoate synthase subunit PfaD encodes the protein MTTQTTINNEKLSPWPWQIKESTTHFDNAAMSTILKDLSLACYVVNHPEKGLGVSQQAEITSGDSASSANSQPVSAFAPALGTQSLGDEDFRRCHGVKYAYYAGAMANGISSEELVIALGQAGILCSFGAAGLIPSRVEQAINRIQAALPNGPYAFNLIHSPSEPALERGSVELFLKHKVKTVEASAFLGLTPQIVHYRAAGLSRDAQGEIQIGNKVIAKVSRTEVASKFMQPAPAKMLQALVDEGRITAEQMELAQLVPMADDITAEADSGGHTDNRPLVTLLPTILALKEQIQAQYQFKTPLRVGCGGGVGTPDAALATFNMGAAYIVTGSINQACVEAGASEHTRKLLSTTEMADVTMAPAADMFEMGVKLQVVKRGTLFPMRANKLYELYTRYDSIEAIPGEERLKLEKQVFRSTLDDIWAGTVAHFNERDPKQIERAEGNPKRKMALIFRWYLGLSSRWSNTGEQGREMDYQVWAGPALGAFNAWAKDSYLDDYQQRNAVDLAKHLMHGAAYLARVNLLTSQGIKLDPELARWKPTQRMA
- the rnd gene encoding ribonuclease D — encoded protein: MDYQIITQVKDLERVCQQAREADVVMLDTEFVRTRTYYPQLGLIQLFDGETLSLIDPIALDEMTPFVGLLKDTSVLKVLHACGEDLEVFQNAFGCTPTPMVDTQIMAAFLGHGLSTGFAALVSEFVGVDLDKSESRTDWLARPLSQKQLDYAAADVHYLMPMYNKLLEKVMEAGWWEAAQQESDLQVAKRIRKANPDNAYLDIKGAWQLKPQQLAILRPLATWRLKEAIKRDLALNFVFKEQDLWAVARFAMKDPKHMEQEGFDYRSVRRHGAKISSIVKLAEHTPEEEYPAPVERLMDYPGYKQLFKVLKDEVKTASQHSGLATEFLASKKQLNQVLSWIWKYDRNPEKLPDVMQGWRLDVVGEKLNKAIK
- the fadD gene encoding long-chain-fatty-acid--CoA ligase FadD, with product MDKPWLSRYPSDVPETINPDQYQSLIEMFEQSVQKFADQPAFENMGSIMTFRKLEERSRAFAAYLQNDLKLKKGDRVALMMPNLLQYPIALFGVLRAGMIAVNVNPLYTPRELEHQLNDSGAKAIVIVSNFASTLEKVVDKTPVKHVVLTSLGQMLPRAKGTIVDFVVKYVKGMVPKYDLPGAISFRKALYKGRRLQYVKPFMAGDDIAFLQYTGGTTGVAKGAILTHRNMIANVLQAKGAYSPVLQEGRELVVTALPLYHVFALTVNCLLFVEMGGRNLLITNPRDIPGFIKELQKVPFTAITGVNTLFNALVNNEDFHELDFSNMRLSVGGGMAVQRAVAEQWKKATGVHLLEGYGLTECAPLVTGNPYDLKDYTGAIGLPVPSTEVRIVDDEGKVVGNDQVGELQVRGPQVMQGYWQRPEATKEVIDQDGWLSTGDIVKFDDEGLLYIVDRKKDMILVSGFNVYPNEIEDVVALHGKVLEVAAIGQPHEVSGELVKIYVVKRDPSLTKEDIIAHCREHLTGYKIPKLIEFREELPKTNVGKILRRVLREENDAELAKRASE
- a CDS encoding alpha/beta fold hydrolase; its protein translation is MIEKSYSLASGMLATQQTGNPKTTATTVVFIHGWLDNSASFTQVMQQVAKLDPNAHLIAIDLFGHGFSSHKAGSYYPFHDYIDDLHQLVTKLSPNRLVLVGHSLGALIASCYSAAFPEKVSGLIQIEGHGPLSEAPHETVSRLRDGVLSRLRQRRKPSRPLASLEDAIKLRAYANQINAELIAPIVERGIAEFENSWQWRCDPNLKCDSLYRMSQAHAEAIMAAIECPQLIILGNDGYRHLQHNRYKSAHSPLNIETIPGGHHCHLESPELVSELILGVVNKI
- a CDS encoding Slp family lipoprotein, with translation MYSLISKSRLFFLVAFSTMVMGCSSLPKELNANSEQVVTDYQEWVNTLPDAGDVRLGGVIAKVTNLKDKTRVEVVNLPISSSGKPDIDAEPKGRFVGYIDGYVEPLSFAEGRLVTLVGTSNSTEDGMVGEYPYTFPVMNVYNQRLWQITERVVINDFAPTYYSCRSLHCRSFQTMPKSGRVIQDVQ
- the tsaB gene encoding tRNA (adenosine(37)-N6)-threonylcarbamoyltransferase complex dimerization subunit type 1 TsaB translates to MSAKILAVDTATENCSVALVIGDQVFARSEEAPRDHTKKILPMVDEVLKEANVALTDIDAIAFGQGPGSFTGVRIGIGIAQGLAFGADLPMIGVSTLAAMAQGSYRKFGETHVATAIDARMSEVYWARYSREDDGRWAAVDAECVTPPSELAEQLEADSNTWAKVGTGWEAYAEHMDTLAIHTKACEVLFPEAQDMAFLAQFAYAEGKAVAAEESEPVYLRDKVTWKKLPGRE
- a CDS encoding ATP-dependent DNA helicase translates to MISKTFSADGALGKAIPGFQPRQAQLDMAEAVSQAIEQQSQLVVEAGTGTGKTFAYLVPALLSGKKTIISTGSKNLQEQLFHRDLPLMVDALGFYGQVALLKGRSNYLCLDRLSRQMIESHGTHTDPTLLAQLVKVRSWSSATQTGDLGDCDDIAEDSPVIPTITSTNDNCLGKECPSYTDCFVLKARKKAMDSDVVVVNHHLFLADLAIKETGFGELIPEADVFIFDEAHQLPDIASQYFGQSVSSRQIQELAKDIEIAYRTEAKDMRQLQKVGDRLVQSSADLRIVLGDTGFRGNWREALKSESIARELVRLQDALQLAVDVLKLALGRSQLLDTAFERATMIKSRIERVCDVSITGYSYWYDTTPRHFALHITPLSVADKFHEQIELKPGAWVFTSATLAVSDDFDHFTSRLGLKPSAQFSLPSPFDYPNQARLCVPRYLPEPNSPGLADKLVRMLTPVIEQNQGRCFFLCTSHSMMKELGERFRETLSVPVLLQGETSKQKTLAEFMELGNALLVATGAFWEGIDVRGDALSCVIIDKLPFTAPDDPLLKARIEDCKLKGGDPFAQVQLPDAVITLKQGVGRLIRDKRDNGALIICDNRLVTRDYGGVFLASLPPIPRTRDLGIIKEFLAKDHSTAAE